One stretch of Clavelina lepadiformis chromosome 6, kaClaLepa1.1, whole genome shotgun sequence DNA includes these proteins:
- the LOC143463505 gene encoding fibrillin-1-like: MKVVLSCFVFAVLTTLVVGQWRPYMSRRQYLQQQQHHGGQHPSRKGGSRIRRMGVTLSGQNVCHEKGSTFCCLGWSVSLNGKMCNKPTCEAGACGQGICRKPNLCLCTDGQLRPRCEPEEPADQRCNMRCMNGGECRSNQCRCTYGYTGPYCGQAICGLGCLNGGRCIAPGRCACVYGFTGKRCERDYRKGPCFLTRANNTCTNELSGVMCTKLYCCATVGEGWGHPCEECPARVGNCTKGRLPPHCTDINECEIMRGLCEGGTCVNTDGSFRCECPKGFRYNPVTHQCIDIDECSETVVCSGGECVNTEGGFICECPSNTKLSRDGTYCIPDVPGRCYTAIESGMCASPLSNLVRRTMCCCVQNGQETLGKCFAAVGQFPERCATIGTPEYAQDCGGHDDFTGLCSIMGDAVCSHGFCVDQPETNEYFCQCDDGYEPSADGKDCVDRNECDPNLGISICGSYGTCVNTDGSYRCHCQRGFENPPGDNNHCIDIDECQGDGLCENGVCVNTKGSFVCNCNDGYRASAAQQQCQDIDECSETGGLCEHGRCINVKGDYRCVCNPGYFSSPDHKECIDKNECARDNMCANGMCVNMDGKFKCVCNPGFALLPNGESCSDINECLNNPCFDGRCRNTIGSFVCDCHRFKVLDESGMRCVLDSTEAQCFRDVMNGQCRNFNALPVTSTRADCCCAEPGGTSAWGVVCEPCPERQDPEFAILCAGHEIPNMCALVDRPCENGDCINMANNQYRCACNPGFLVSEDQKSCRDYDECSQNLCSNGVCTNTPGSYECTCDEGYLLNGDVCEDINECLSNPCTGGRCINEPGNYRCVCEDGSALDISGHVCHDVRVGRCWLHHEDGECMGNVGNRLLTIDECCNSIGVAWGSADCTPCSELPSKCKKGFKFDIERNECVDIHECGLGYCEPPATCRETVGSFVCVCPPGLTLSADGRRCPDLRIGTCHLGLDFSGGCEGVSVGSFMMSRVNCCCSVGRAWGDDCQHCPPPGSAALTDLCRQPSAIRMNECILFPDMCVNGLCKNTDNSFQCVCNRGFTLEDDHMNCGDIDECAISPGLCGNGVCENVPGDFVCNCDEGFEASKAMKVCIDIDECSLPGYCTGGGTCINTEGSYQCLCPDGRSLSDDRSSCVDVDECALHPDYCAPNGRCENMLGYYMCICDVGYVATDDGQDCVDIDECMTNNGGCRMGCTNTIGSYECSCDEGFVLSFDGHTCADRDECMENMNRCDGGRCENTLGSFRCYCFDGFMSEEGLTFCEDIDECAMNPNVCVNGRCHNTRGSYTCNCDDGFCVPQGQMICVDEDECEMSKHNCHVNADCTNTEGGYECTCINGFNGDGFMCHDDDECALGSDLCHEHATCVNKLGTYDCTCDEGYHGDGFSCSDDDDCMENEGLCGPYGQCINVDGSFECECQVGFVTTTDRKACKDIDECAFEQVCVNGRCHNVPGEFSCSCLDGYEKDEQGANCTDVDECIDVGNCVNGQCENSEGKYDCRCPEGFEKNPTGIGCVDNRIGDCFLNQEGDEYAPICTNAVGRAVTKATCCCSHVGGWGNPCEICPQPNTTEYDILCPGGIGFMPNPITVLLEDIDECRTLPGLCQGGRCINVFGSYICECNVGYQMNEETRTCEDVDECEEGNDVCGAAGECRNTVGGYNCACPEGFRSIMGGKKCEDIRIESCHRYFNETSEECSANVFKDTRKLCCCYEGIGQGWNTPCERCPQPESSDFFELCGSNEFLGSDHLCDINEHLCEDGMCVQLDDGFECQCPLGYNFNQDLLICEDENECEDEEICTDDAQCVNQPGTFRCACMDGFRLDEMENCVDINECEESGTCANGDCKNTRGGFECSCNNGFNEVNDAKACEDVNECDREPCGRGTCQNVFGSFTCTCEIGFRLSDNGDCVDTNECEEHSQCGKGTCQNLPGGFVCQCPEGYKVTPDGRNCLDANECSDDPLICGVGSCQNMDGSFKCFCPDGYSSPDEKSCDDVDECDLGDFCRFGDCENTPGSFRCICPDGYQLSGNKKYCIDMREGKCYAEYAEGVCANTGIVDVTKGVCCCQCSNAGWGLAANECEECPAEGTAEFNETCPNGCGYSPIGVDINECRNNPCVNGKCMNVVGSFRCICMTGFTLDESGVRCVDVNECDRDACGHGTCTNTQGSFECECDEGFYSGPTMACLDVDECREDLGLNHCGFKCENTEGSFHCACPQGFQLRSDGRMCEDVNECASDNLNDCTAKGMTCKNLIGYYTCLCPPGYRRIGTADSCIDVNECEQTRICTNGECVNQEGTFACECNEGYDYDEENKLCLDNRQGVCYAAVHQRMCEVTSTTGLLFTKPECCCNRGKGWGEECEECPHPGTEDFLVLCPHGMGFKPNGDDIDDCKVLPGLCAHGTCINTLGSYRCACQHGYERSTSGKACRDVNECLASPSPCSFDCRNTDGSYECVCPKGYQTDGSGRGCVDVDECSTKRHNCQYLCINTVGSYKCECPHGFVQEGSACVDKNECMEMAGICGPRGICRNEPGGYRCECPRGYRRDSGGKYCIDVDECGGARSSCGGGCQNVPGSFRCFCGRGYRSNLYGRGCQDVDECVHNPCGLGQGCTNTVGSFQCGCSRGLAKTSGGCGDVDECQMGGGSCNFRCQNTYGGFSCSCPRGFFRIGSGHCMRGSGGFQQRIPHYPMFPGYGGMSPCGVPNGPPCGGGGGMGGGMGMQQPRAMPLPSRDTVCYNCMPGGDVRRRQRRSADDETEGRFIEIRDHEGMARLNTSYPIEIFMSSQNLNHHTELLDLRPSLKQLRNNARYEIVTGNEEKLFKMKHEDDVSVLHFTKRAFAEKVIMESAEYSIQLKASSTLESEALHRVSLDSEVIKEAISDEVRLNVKIIVGDY, encoded by the exons ATGAAAGTCGTTTTaagctgttttgtttttgccgtATTGACAACCCTTGTGGTCGGTCAATGGAGGCCATATATGTCAAGGAGACAGTACCTCCAGCAACAGCAACATCATGGCGGACAACACCCATCACGTAAAGGAGGGAGCCGTATTCGTCGTATGGGAGTCAC TTTGTCCGGCCAAAACGTTTGCCATGAAAAGGGTTCGACATTTTGCTGTCTCGGATGGTCCGTCTCTCTGAACGGGAAGATGTGCAACAAAC CAACGTGCGAGGCCGGAGCCTGCGGCCAAGGAATTTGTCGAAAACCCAATTTGTGCCTATGTACCGATGGTCAACTAAGACCACGTTGTGAGCCCGAAGAACCCGCCG ACCAAAGGTGCAATATGCGTTGCATGAATGGTGGAGAGTGCAGATCAAATCAATGTAGATGTACATATGGTTATACTGGGCCTTACTGCGGACAGG CGATTTGTGGACTCGGTTGTCTGAATGGCGGACGGTGCATAGCTCCTGGCAGATGTGCTTGCGTTTACGGCTTCACTGGAAAAAGATGCGAGAGAG ATTACCGCAAAGGTCCGTGCTTCTTGACCCGAGCAAATAACACTTGTACCAACGAACTGTCTGGTGTCATGTGCACCAAACTGTACTGCTGTGCAACGGTTGGCGAAGGTTGGGGCCACCCGTGCGAAGAATGCCCAGCCCGCGTTGGAAACTGCACCAAAGGACGTTTACCGCCGCATTGCACAG ACATCAACGAATGTGAGATTATGCGTGGATTGTGTGAAGGCGGTACTTGTGTAAATACGGACGGTTCATTCAGATGCGAATGCCCGAAAGGATTCAGATACAATCCTGTCACCCATCAATGCATCG ATATCGACGAATGCTCCGAAACAGTCGTGTGTTCTGGCGGTGAGTGCGTGAACACCGAGGGAGGCTTCATTTGTGAGTGTCCGTCCAACACAAAGCTTTCACGGGACGGCACCTACTGCATTC ccGATGTACCCGGACGCTGTTACACCGCCATTGAGAGCGGAATGTGCGCCAGCCCGCTCAGCAACCTTGTGAGAAGAACGATGTGCTGCTGCGTACAGAACGGCCAGGAAACCCTGGGCAAATGCTTTGCCGCCGTTGGGCAATTCCCCGAAAGGTGTGCGACCATTGGCACGC CCGAATACGCTCAGGACTGTGGCGGTCATGACGACTTTACTGGGCTTTGCTCTATCATGGGAGACGCTGTCTGTAGTCATGGTTTTTGTGTTGATCAACCGGAAACAAACGAATACTTTTGCCAATGCGACGACGGCTACGAACCATCGGCCGACGGGAAGGATTGCGTTG ACCGGAACGAATGCGACCCGAACCTGGGCATCAGTATTTGTGGGAGCTACGGTACCTGCGTCAACACTGACGGTAGCTATCGATGCCACTGCCAGAGAGGTTTTGAAAATCCACCCGGAGACAACAATCACTGCATTg ACATCGACGAGTGTCAAGGAGACGGTTTGTGCGAGAACGGGGTTTGTGTCAACACGAAAGGAAGCTTCGTCTGTAACTGCAACGACGGATACCGGGCCTCTGCCGCTCAACAGCAGTGCCAAG atATCGATGAATGTAGCGAGACTGGCGGCCTATGCGAGCACGGTCGTTGTATCAATGTGAAGGGTGATTACCGATGCGTCTGCAACCCTGGCTATTTCTCTTCACCTGACCACAAGGAGTGTATTG ACAAGAATGAATGTGCGCGAGACAATATGTGCGCTAATGGCATGTGTGTTAATATGGACGGGAAGTTCAAGTGCGTCTGCAACCCCGGATTTGCCTTATTG CCAAACGGCGAAAGTTGCTCAGACATCAACGAATGCCTCAACAATCCGTGCTTTGACGGAAGATGCCGTAATACGATCGGAAGCTTCGTCTGCGATTGCCACAGGTTCAAGGTTCTTGACGAGTCTGGAATGCGATGCGTATTGG ATAGTACAGAGGCTCAATGCTTCCGTGACGTGATGAACGGCCAATGCCGGAACTTCAACGCTCTTCCAGTCACATCGACTCGTGCCGACTGCTGCTGTGCCGAACCCGGTGGTACCAGTGCGTGGGGTGTTGTCTGTGAACCGTGTCCCGAAAGGCAGGATC CCGAGTTTGCAATATTGTGTGCCGGCCACGAAATCCCCAACATGTGCGCTTTAGTCGATCGTCCATGCGAGAACGGAGACTGCATTAACATGGCGAACAACCAGTACAGATGCGCATGTAATCCTGGATTTCTGGTGTCTGAAGACCAGAAATCTTGCAGAG ACTACGACGAGTGCTCACAAAACCTCTGCAGTAACGGAGTTTGCACGAACACTCCCGGGTCATATGAGTGCACTTGCGACGAGGGATACTTGCTCAATGGTGACGTTTGTGAAG ATATCAACGAATGCTTGTCGAACCCATGCACTGGCGGAAGGTGCATAAACGAGCCTGGAAACTACAGATGCGTTTGCGAGGACGGCTCAGCTCTAGATATATCTGGTCACGTGTGTCACG ACGTCAGAGTTGGACGTTGCTGGCTCCACCATGAGGACGGAGAATGCATGGGCAATGTCGGAAACCGCCTACTCACTATCGACGAATGTTGTAATTCCATTGGAGTCGCATGGGGTAGCGCCGACTGTACACCGTGCAGCGAGTTAC CGTCCAAGTGCAAGAAAGGTTTCAAATTTGATATTGAACGTAACGAGTGCGTCGACATCCATGAATGTGGTCTTGGATATTGCGAGCCGCCTGCCACCTGCCGGGAGACCGTCGGGTCATTCGTTTGTGTTTGTCCTCCTGGCCTCACTCTCAGCGCTGACGGACGAAGATGCCCCG atCTCCGAATTGGTACCTGCCACCTTGGCCTTGACTTTTCCGGGGGCTGCGAGGGGGTCTCGGTGGGGTCCTTCATGATGAGCCGGGTCAATTGCTGTTGCTCTGTGGGTAGGGCATGGGGCGACGACTGCCAGCATTGTCCGCCGCCTGGTTCAGCTGCTTTAACCGATTTATGCCGCCAGCCAAGCGCCATTC GCATGAACGAGTGTATTTTGTTCCCGGACATGTGTGTGAATGGTTTATGCAAGAACACGGACAACAGCTTCCAATGCGTGTGTAACCGTGGTTTCACTCTTGAGGACGATCATATGAACTGCGGAGACATTGACGAGTGTGCGATCAG CCCCGGCTTATGCGGGAACGGTGTTTGCGAGAACGTACCTGGCGACTTCGTATGCAACTGTGATGAAGGTTTTGAAGCTTCTAAAGCCATGAAAGTGTGCATCG ACATCGACGAGTGCTCTTTGCCTGGATACTGCACGGGGGGAGGCACCTGCATCAACACAGAAGGGAGCTACCAGTGCCTGTGTCCCGATGGAAGATCCCTTAGTGATGATCGATCCAGTTGCGTTG aTGTCGATGAGTGCGCTTTACACCCCGATTATTGCGCTCCTAACGGCCGTTGCGAGAACATGCTCGGATACTACATGTGCATCTGTGACGTAGGCTACGTTGCCACCGACGACGGACAGGACTGCGTTG ACATTGATGAATGCATGACCAACAACGGGGGCTGCCGTATGGGGTGCACAAACACCATCGGATCCTACGAGTGCAGTTGCGACGAGGGATTTGTTCTCTCTTTTGATGGACACACGTGCGCCG ATCGTGACGAATGCATGGAAAACATGAACCGATGTGACGGTGGCAGGTGTGAAAACACTCTTGGAAGCTTCAGATGTTACTGCTTCGATGGTTTCATGTCAGAGGAAGGTTTGAC CTTCTGCGAGGATATCGATGAATGCGCCATGAACCCGAATGTTTGCGTCAACGGAAGATGCCACAACACGCGTGGCTCGTACACCTGCAACTGCGACGATGGATTCTGCGTGCCCCAGGGACAGATGATTTGTGTCG ATGAGGACGAGTGTGAGATGTCCAAACACAACTGCCACGTTAACGCCGACTGTACCAACACCGAGGGCGGGTACGAGTGCACCTGTATAAATGGCTTCAACGGAGACGGATTCATGTGCCACG ACGACGACGAGTGTGCGCTTGGCAGTGATCTTTGCCACGAACACGCAACATGCGTCAACAAGCTCGGCACCTACGACTGTACCTGCGACGAAGGTTACCATGGCGACGGCTTCTCTTGCTCCG ATGATGACGATTGCATGGAGAACGAGGGACTGTGCGGACCGTACGGTCAGTGCATTAACGTCGACGGAAGCTTTGAGTGTGAATGTCAGGTTGGATTTGTCACTACCACCGACAGGAAAGCCTGCAAAG ATATCGACGAATGCGCGTTTGAACAAGTGTGCGTCAATGGCCGGTGTCACAACGTGCCCGGAGAATTCAGCTGCTCCTGCCTGGACGG ATACGAGAAAGACGAACAGGGCGCCAACTGTACTGACGTAGACGAGTGTATTGACGTGGGTAATTGCGTGAACGGACAGTGCGAAAACAGCGAAGGGAAATACGATTGCCGTTGTCCGGAAGGATTTGAGAAGAATCCGACCGGAATTGGATGTGTTG ACAATCGCATCGGCGACTGCTTCTTAAACCAAGAAGGCGACGAGTACGCTCCAATCTGTACAAACGCTGTCGGCAGAGCCGTTACCAAGGCGACCTGCTGCTGCAGTCACGTCGGCGGCTGGGGAAACCCCTGTGAGATCTGCCCTCAACCCAATACCACAGAG TACGACATCTTGTGTCCGGGCGGCATAGGATTCATGCCGAACCCGATCACGGTTCTTCTCGAAGACATCGACGAATGCCGAACTCTTCCAGGACTTTGCCAGGGTGGAAGATGCATCAACGTGTTCGGATCGTACATCTGCGAATGCAACGTTGGGTATCAAATGAACGAGGAGACAAGAACGTGCGAGG ATGTCGATGAGTGCGAGGAAGGTAATGACGTATGCGGGGCGGCGGGAGAATGCAGGAACACGGTCGGAGGATACAACTGCGCATGCCCAGAGGGTTTCAGATCGATAATGGGAGGCAAAAAGTGCGAAG ACATTCGCATCGAGTCATGCCACAGATACTTCAATGAAACTTCCGAAGAATGCTCGGCGAACGTTTTCAAAGACACCAGGAAACTCTGCTGTTGTTACGAGGGTATAGGCCAGGGCTGGAACACGCCATGCGAG CGATGCCCGCAACCAGAATCGTCCGATTTCTTCGAGTTGTGCGGCTCGAATGAGTTCCTTGGCTCGGACCATCTTTGCGATATAAACGAGCATCTATGTGAGGACGGTATGTGCGTGCAACTCGACGATGGTTTCGAATGCCAATGTCCACTTGGTTACAATTTCAACCAGGATTTGCTAATCTGTGAAG ACGAGAATGAATGCGAAGACGAAGAAATCTGCACCGACGATGCTCAATGCGTCAACCAGCCTGGAACGTTCAGATGCGCGTGTATGGACGGGTTTAGACTTGATGAGATGGAAAATTGTGTTG ACATCAATGAGTGTGAGGAAAGCGGAACTTGCGCGAACGGCGATTGTAAGAACACGAGAGGTGGCTTCGAGTGCTCATGCAACAATGGATTTAATGAGGTGAACGACGCAAAAGCTTGTGAAG ATGTCAATGAATGCGACCGGGAACCGTGCGGACGTGGCACGTGTCAGAACGTGTTCGGAAGTTTCACTTGTACCTGCGAGATTGGTTTCCGGCTTTCAGACAACGGAGATTGCGTCG ATACTAACGAGTGCGAGGAACACAGCCAGTGTGGGAAGGGGACTTGCCAAAATCTCCCCGGGGGTTTCGTCTGTCAATGTCCGGAGGGATACAAAGTCACACCCGATGGTCGCAACTGTCTCG ATGCAAACGAATGCTCGGACGATCCTCTCATATGCGGTGTCGGCTCGTGTCAGAATATGGACGGGTCATTCAAGTGCTTCTGTCCGGACGGCTATTCAAGTCCAGATGAGAAATCGTGCGACG ATGTCGATGAATGCGACTTGGGAGACTTCTGCAGGTTCGGAGATTGTGAGAACACACCTGGTAGTTTCCGATGCATCTGTCCTGATGGATATCAACTGAGCGGCAACAAGAAATACTGCATTG ACATGCGCGAAGGAAAGTGTTACGCCGAGTACGCCGAAGGAGTTTGCGCCAACACTGGCAttgttgacgtcacaaaggGTGTTTGCTGCTGTCAATGCTCCAACGCCGGGTGGGGATTGGCCGCGAATGAATGCGAAGAGTGTCCAGCTGAAGGAACCGCAGAGTTCAACGAAACATGTCCGAACGGATGCGGATATTCGCCGATCGGTGTCG ACATCAACGAATGCCGAAACAATCCCTGCGTCAATGGAAAATGCATGAACGTGGTCGGTAGCTTTAGATGCATCTGCATGACTGGCTTCACACTGGATGAAAGCGGTGTCCGATGTGTTG ACGTGAATGAGTGCGACAGGGACGCGTGCGGGCACGGAACGTGCACGAACACACAAGGCAGCTTCGAATGTGAATGCGACGAAGGGTTCTACAGCGGTCCCACTATGGCTTGCCTGG ATGTGGACGAGTGCAGGGAAGACCTTGGCCTGAACCACTGCGGGTTTAAATGCGAAAATACCGAAGGAAGCTTCCACTGCGCATGTCCCCAAGGATTCCAGCTCAGATCAGATGGCAGGATGTGTGAAG ATGTCAATGAATGCGCTTCCGACAACTTGAACGACTGCACTGCGAAGGGAATGACGTGTAAGAACCTGATTGGTTACTACACCTGCCTGTGCCCGCCTGGGTACAGAAGAATCGGAACCGCCGATTCATGCATTG ATGTGAACGAATGCGAACAGACGAGAATCTGCACGAACGGCGAGTGCGTGAACCAGGAGGGAACGTTCGCGTGCGAGTGCAACGAAGGTTACGATTATGACGAGGAAAACAAGCTGTGCCTTG ACAACAGACAAGGTGTCTGCTACGCCGCGGTCCATCAACGCATGTGCGAAGTGACGTCAACCACAGGGCTGCTGTTCACGAAGCCAGAGTGCTGCTGCAACAGAGGCAAGGGCTGGGGAGAGGAATGCGAGGAATGCCCGCACCCTGGAACGG AGGACTTCTTGGTGCTCTGCCCGCACGGAATGGGATTCAAACCGAACGGAGACGACATTGATGACTGCAAGGTGCTGCCGGGATTGTGCGCGCATGGAACCTGCATCAACACCTTGGGTAGCTACAGATGCGCTTGCCAACATGGTTACGAGAGATCGACGTCAGGAAAAGCTTGCCGAG ATGTCAATGAATGCTTGGCCTCGCCGTCGCCTTGCAGCTTCGACTGCAGAAACACGGACGGCAGCTACGAGTGTGTCTGCCCGAAGGGGTACCAGACCGACGGAAGCGGACGCGGCTGCGTTG ATGTGGATGAGTGTTCAACGAAGAGACACAATTGTCAATATCTCTGCATCAATACCGTTGGCTCTTACAAATGCGAATGTCCTCACGGCTTTGTACAAGAA GGCAGCGCATGCGTTGATAAGAACGAGTGCATGGAGATGGCTGGTATCTGTGGGCCACGTGGAATCTGCAGGAATGAACCGGGCGGTTACCGCTGCGAATGTCCGAGGGGCTACCGCCGTGACAGCGGCGGAAAGTACTGTATCG ATGTTGACGAATGCGGAGGAGCAAGATCTTCCTGTGGAGGAGGATGCCAGAACGTTCCCGGATCCTTCAGATGCTTCTGCGGACGCGGTTACCGATCCAACCTCTACGGCCGTGGTTGCCAAGATGTGGACGAGTGCGTACATAATCCGTGCGGTCTTGGGCAAGGCTGCACTAACACCGTCGGCTCCTTCCAGTGCGGATGCTCACG TGGGCTCGCCAAGACTTCCGGAGGTTGCGGTGATGTTGATGAATGCCAGATGGGAGGTGGAAGTTGCAACTTCAGATGCCAGAACACTTACGGAGGATTCTCCTGCTCTTGCCCGAGAGGATTCTTCAGGATCGGATCTGG ACATTGCATGAGAGGCTCCGGAGGCTTCCAACAGAGGATTCCTCATTATCCGATGTTCCCCGGATACGGAGGGATGTCACCATGCGGTGTCCCGAACGGTCCTCCGTGCGGAGGGGGCGGCGGAATGGGAGGCGGGATGGGCATGCAGCAACCGAGGGCAATGCCCCTTCCAAGCCGCGACACCGTCTGTTACAACTGTATGCCTGGTGGTGACGTAAGAAGGCGACAACGTCGATCAGCGGACGACGAAACTGAAGGAAGATTCATCGAGATCCGCGACCACGAAGGCATGGCTCGTCTCAACACCTCGTACCCGATTGAAATCTTCATGAGTAGTCAGAATCTCAATCATCACACCGAGCTCCTTGATCTTCGTCCATCGCTCAAGCAACTCCGGAACAACGCTCGCTACGAGATCGTCACTGGAAACGAGGAGAAGCTCTTCAAGATGAAACACGAAGATGACGTCAGTGTCCTCCACTTTACCAAGCGCGCATTCGCAGAGAAAGTCATCATGGAATCAGCGGAGTACAGCATCCAATTGAAAGCATCGTCGACGTTGGAGAGTGAGGCTCTGCATCGCGTCTCCCTGGACAGCGAAGTGATCAAAGAGGCAATCTCGGATGAAGTCCGCTTGAACGTGAAGATCATCGTCGGAGATTATTAA
- the LOC143462958 gene encoding uncharacterized protein LOC143462958, translating to MKLWLSTVSVVLLLIWPVSLEQTVSTTQPSNQPNPLPIASTDASTPPDDCNLHRGRTISNRTESNLCCNLVFERFAETWHDESDYLTEFLETLRIWDCAQFASECANRTFGFNSFTDLVYERACDRNVFLGRCLESTKEVLKRRGIENASAYSPTLLRSVHFTESELSEPCVQVGLYDAITQERGSGFGYFHEMKRVFLPFCGIVWCGVDARSVHERTISARTCMTHRCQTNVTVVMAFCGILAIVNVIMNLTVLVVMFRSKKLRCSQGVYRISLAFADLIAGAIIYPTFANNLAKITASRESMGPAYNQRQNIQNGTFDSVPHLPGGNVWAHLDGPYLKFVGFFTSMYLTVTIYTLFTACVDRFEYVRISLRSSKEHQKRAALISVTCVWSVAIVISIIPFFVDEYTLIASVMVLASGPSAIYIYLFAFFLPILVMWAVSMATCCCSRMRREQIVKDGTEGSVHSQLKEELRKTYTLNVMVGVFTINLIIGCIAAAGSYFTDGIEFSDPFSLVVENAAMLASLELVAIMFLVFNSLCNFPIYYIRDADFRAECWKVFRICVPCRGSERKGGISGTQLRFSSSTMIQEFPDSLDMSSSSSKDLPGSIDVIKPCTFPL from the exons ATGAAGCTGTGGTTATCTACAGTATCTGTGGTTTTACTGCTCATCTGGCCTGTGAGTTTGGAACAAACTGTGAGCACAACACAACCTTCGAATCAACCAAACCCACTTCCAATTGCATCTACCG ATGCAAGCACGCCACCTGACGACTGCAATCTCCACCGCGGAAGAACTATTTCAAATAGGACGGAATCGAATCTTTGCTGCAATTTAGTATTTGAGAGATTCGCTGAAACGTGGCACGACGAATCGGATTACTTGACAGAATTCTTGGAAACTTTGAGAATCTGGGATTGCGCCCAATTTGCCTCGGAGTGCGCGAATCGTACTTTCGGGTTTAATTCTTTCACAGATCTCGTCTACGAACGCGCGTGCGACAGGAATGTCTTCCTTGGTCGCTGTTTGGAATCAACAAAAGAAGTTCTCAAGAGGCGGGGGATTGAGAACGCCTCCGCTTACAGTCCGACTCTTCTCCGGTCAGTTCACTTTACCGAATCCGAACTTTCCGAACCTTGCGTTCAGGTTGGGCTTTATGACGCAATCACGCAGGAAAGGGGGAGCGGGTTCGGATACTTCCACGAGATGAAAAGAGTTTTCCTTCCGTTTTGTGGGATCGTCTGGTGTGGCGTCGACGCCAGAAGCGTTCACGAGAGGACCATCTCCGCCAGAACCTGCATGACACACAG aTGTCAGACCAACGTTACAGTGGTAATGGCATTTTGTGGAATACTTGCTATTGTCAACGTCATAATGAATCTTACCGTGCTAGTGGTGATGTTTCGATCCAAGAAGCTGAGATGCAGCCAGGGTGTATACAGGATTTCGCTAGCGTTTGCTGATCTTATTGCTGGGGCTATTATTTACCCCACTTTTGCTAACAATTTGGCCAAAATAACAGCAAGCAGGGAGTCCATGGGGCCAGCATATAACCAGAGACAAAACATCCAAAATGGAACGTTCGATTCGGTACCCCATTTACCGGGGGGGAATGTATGGGCTCATCTGGATGGGCCTTACTTGAAGTTTGTAGGTTTTTTCACCTCCATGTATCTCACGGTGACCATCTACACACTTTTTACAGCTTGTGTGGATAGATTCGAGTATGTTCGCATCTCGCTCCGTTCTTCCAAAGAGCACCAGAAGAGAGCGGCCCTTATATCGGTGACTTGCGTCTGGTCGGTTGCGATCGTCATCTCCATCATTCCCTTCTTCGTGGATGAATACACTCTCATCGCATCCGTCATGGTTCTCGCATCCGGACCCTCCGCGATCTACATCTACCTTTTCGCATTCTTCCTCCCAATCCTTGTCATGTGGGCCGTTTCCATGGCGACCTGTTGCTGTTCGCGGATGAGGAGAGAACAGATTGTCAAGGATGGAACGGAGGGATCGGTACACTCCCAGCTGAAGGAGGAGCTTCGAAAGACGTACACCCTCAACGTTATGGTCGGCGTCTTCACCATCAACCTCATCATTGGATGCATTGCAGCCGCAGGATCCTACTTCACCGATGGGATCGAATTTAGCGATCCCTTCTCTTTGGTTGTGGAGAACGCTGCCATGTTAGCTTCTCTGGAGTTGGTTGCGATCATGTTTCTCGTCTTCAACAGCCTTTGTAACTTCCCGATCTACTACATCCGTGATGCTGACTTTCGGGCAGAGTGCTGGAAGGTTTTTAGGATCTGTGTTCCGTGTCGTGGATCTGAGAGGAAAGGAGGAATATCGGGAACACAGTTGCGATTCTCTTCATCAACTATGATCCAAGAGTTCCCGGATTCTCTTGACATGTCTTCTTCATCCAGTAAAGATCTTCCAGGATCGATTGATGTGATTAAACCGTGCACATTTCCTCTTTGA